A region of the Ranitomeya variabilis isolate aRanVar5 chromosome 5, aRanVar5.hap1, whole genome shotgun sequence genome:
ctccctcctcctcaggatcacacaagtcaccggtgtctggttcctgtaagacagtcagtggatccgtcatgttacacagctcctcaatgtgcctcatcttcctggacagctcgtccttctttatttctagctgatggatcagagcagacagtgacagtgactcttccttttcctgcCTTGAGATCTCGCTCAGGGccttcttctccaggtcgtccacccgtctcctgatgtctgtacacagggcagTGACTCTCTCGGCTTCTCCAGCTGCTTTTTCCGGAGCTTTTCTCCTGCGGTCCTCCAGACTCTGGACTCTTTCCTCGGTCTTCTTCCTCTTTGTGATCAGTTTCTTCAGAACATTTCTcagtttctttttcttcttttcagaGGCCTCATCCAGCATCTCCACCCGATGTCCCCGATGTTCTCCGGCcaaactgcaggacacacagatacaagcagcGTCCTCAGTGCAGTAAAACTTCAGGAGTTCcatatggacagaacatttcctgttctccagagaagtgctgggatcagTGAGGACGTGTTCTGGTGATTTACTGTGAAGTTTTACGTGattatcacacagagaagcctcacagtGTAGACAAGATTTCACAGCAGGTAcaggagagtccacacagtaagtgcagcagatcccggtgatctcctcCTGATGTGGCTCAGTAGACCGGAAATTCTCCACGACATTACACAGAGTTATGTTCCTTATCAGTGCTGGTCGCCCCTGAAACTTTTCTCTACATTCAGGACAGGAATAATCTCCAGACTCGTCCCGTGTATTCAGGAGCCGATcaatacagacccggcagaagttgtgtccacatctcagggttACAGGATCTGTATACAGGGTCAGACAGATGGAACATTCCAGCTCCTTTCTGAGACCAGCAGACGCCATCGCTGAAagcagaaggaaaaaatgaaagtaaAATTCTCCCGTAAACACCCAGTGGGTGTGACCCACAATTACTAGAAAGCAAGGGCCTGAACTTGTCCTTCTGGCTGTATCTGCAGGTTTAGTGACGATTTCAGCAAATACCTACTTAAGGTCGGTTTTGTCACTATCACTTAGGTTTTTGTGctataaagattttttatttgtgttttttcttGAGTCATTACTGCAGCCCGTGCTGAATTGTGACTTCTTCTATTTCCTGTTTCTGTCAAAGCAATAAATCTGCGCCGTTAGTTGCTATATTTTCCTTTGTCTGTTAGGGCTTTTACAGACATCCGTGATCATCGGTCCGATCTCAGATCACAATGTACGGAGTGGCCATTCGTCTCCCAACCCCGAGCGTGACaggttcatatatttctatgaggctgtcagtCTTTGGGTCGGGAGATGCGCGGCCAGCTCATGCATTGTGATCCGAGATCACGGAAGTCTTGAAGAGCCCTACTTGGGTTTCAATGTCATCACCAGACTGAATAATAGGAGCTTACCGATCACTAATTCAGTGACTGAGGTATATTTAAGGGTTTATCTAATAAAGTCTACCACTGTCCATATGTCGTATTAGGTCACCTGGAGGGCCTATGGGTGTCACACGCAATCTCAAAAGTAACCTACAAATGACCATGTCTTCAGACGTTTTGTGTTATAAAGATGCTGCTTCCTACAGTGACGATAGATTATCCTATTGCTTCCCCTATGTTCCTATAGTGCTAACACCACAGAATTTTTCCAATGGAGCGAATTTGTAAAGCAGAAACTTTGGGCAGCAGACCTGCAGGATAAATTGAAGGGGATGTCCATGAGGTCATGAAAATCGGATTGGTCGGTgtgtgtataatgactgcacatgatgctccatactgtatattggttgtacatgatgctccatactgtataatggccacacatgatgctccatactgtataatggccgcacatgatgctccatactgtataatcactgcacatgatgctccatactgtataatggccacacgatacttcgtaccatataatggccacacatagctactcctacacacacggctccactccttacacacGTGCTctgttccatacacctcgtacacacatggctccgctccatatacctcgtacacacacggctccgctccgtacacctcgtacacacacacggctctgctccatacacctcgtacacacacggctccactccatacacctcgtacacacacggctccactccatacacctcgtacacacatggctccgctccatacacctcatacacacacggctccgctccatacacctcatacacacacggctctgctccatacacctcgtacacacatggctccgctccatacacctcgcacacacacacggctctgctacatccacactgtacacctcctgaccccacacaaggcatcatcgactactcactgatctgcatctgtcgctctgcaataacacagcagtgagcactgagcagccgaggcaaacagggaggctgtgagtgtgtccatccctccctgctcagccccactcattccacgcatgattactagccaggcattattagctccagtccactggtctgctgcttacattgccgccaGCACCCAGACTGTGTTCGGCTGTTACgtacctcaaactagaagtgtcccctctctctccctctctgaacagtgacgcacactgggagactcaggaacatacggaagtggaaggggcgtggcctaacaaaagggggtgtgaCGGCAGTTTCTCCTTCTGTCTCCGGGATGAGAGCATCccgcgctggacagcggggcaaagcatgaaatccgggacagtcccgcacaatgagggacggttaggAGCTATGTGttgggaggattctccagtgccggcagCGGACAGTCATGtgtccacaagtatgtgatttacatacatgcagtcaggtACTGACTAGATGGGTGCGGACTATATCAATGCAAGAGTATTGACTGAGATTggtcatgtctagtcagaatgtttaaaggagtatgcaagtcacatactcaaagtcatataaccgcccgctgccgtgtctggagaatcctcacagcgtgcgatgtgaacgctgtgaagattcaaatcaaatgtctacagtcacatagagcaacCGAGAACAGTGGCATAAATAGAGTGTGAAGGGTTGTGGTACAAGATTTGAACCGGGCCCCCGcatcatatctataatataacactgggagcatcactgtgtccgaagcctttataaactgagcaagcgcctgcgcagtctggactccacagttatgcatccggggatgagaattgtggcccaggagatcgcggtatgcgtaagcactgaacgcatactgaGATCTCTGACGGAGAAGCACGGACGTGCCAGGAGGGCGAGTATGCGATGTtcccctgtccccgttccaccatggCACTGcatcaatcagccaggcatgaggtatcggagtCTGGGACAACTTTCAAtttaacgtcacagtaagacgagatgggtgagggatcggtgtaggcctcctgtgctgggagccctgataccacatgcaacacctctacctgttttcatgctgagccacactcaggtggcaaaaatatcagttgtgtagactactattgtccgaaaaatgtaaggatagtaacacgggtagttgagtccaaggaagtggaggtctGACGgtgtcggaggcctactgctacagacaaCATGCATTAAGGagacccaactaggagtgttcacatttttaaaaattattgtcAGACAAGACCAAaatagcatcaatttcaccacagtagaaatagtataataggaaccgacagttcttccactacacccaatgcagcagatggacacccaacaaggagtgttcacatttaaaaaaaatgagggcctgacacctcagaaatggcatcaatttcaccgcagtagaaatagtagaatatggacctacaggtctttcactacacccaatccagcagatggacacccaaccaggagtcttcacatttccaaaaattattggcagacaccactaaagtggaataactgtcacgagaatagaaatagtataattgggaccgacacatcttccactacagctaacacagCAGATGCAGACCAGCCATGACTGTtcatatttccacaaatttgtgttaacatcagcagcagcaacagAAGACACATTAAAGATATGACAGACtgtagttacgtgacattaatgcatcacactaaaaaaataCAATATCACCTAGTAtgaacagtctgcgattggggtgcaaaagtccttgtagatccatgacttgttcatgttgatgaaagttaggcggtctacactttcaggggatagcCGAATGCGCTGatacgtcaggacaccaccagcagcaccaccacctGAAGACACGCTCTGAGAAAACGTAGGCTGCCGggcacaataaaacctccaaggcatgtgaggtcaACTCTGGCCACTCATCGTTTTTGGAAGACCCAAATGTGAAAGGGTCAAAACCCTCCCTAATATTCAGTTctggatactcctgcaccatcctctccattcgttcaccacgcgTAAGACTTGGACTGGTgcatgagttggtctaaaaaaagtgtcaaaggactcacagaagtttgcttcttccacttccaccactg
Encoded here:
- the LOC143777000 gene encoding E3 ubiquitin/ISG15 ligase TRIM25-like — translated: MAMASAGLRKELECSICLTLYTDPVTLRCGHNFCRVCIDRLLNTRDESGDYSCPECREKFQGRPALIRNITLCNVVENFRSTEPHQEEITGICCTYCVDSPVPAVKSCLHCEASLCDNHVKLHSKSPEHVLTDPSTSLENRKCSVHMELLKFYCTEDAACICVSCSLAGEHRGHRVEMLDEASEKKKKKLRNVLKKLITKRKKTEERVQSLEDRRRKAPEKAAGEAERVTALCTDIRRRVDDLEKKALSEISRQEKEESLSLSALIHQLEIKKDELSRKMRHIEELCNMTDPLTVLQEPDTGDLCDPEEEGGDEDTGGHDGSDETTVEHDGGDEDTGGHDGGDEDTGGHDGGDEDTGGHDGGDRGAELISHISHTLSGMIRDINVTFHVQDPADILLDVSTADNNLLISDDLKTATWTWKTQNRPETAERSHDYQVLSGRRFTSGRHYWDVEIRRSDLWSVGMCYPSIERRGRQSHIGDNNKSWCLYGLYGGLVCNNQYSVRHDSKYILLRHQISSDRVRIYLDYEAGQLSFYELCDPIRHLHTFTATFSEPLHAVLHVCTGSIKILGGAERNRKRRRICLETDDLIA